A single Ziziphus jujuba cultivar Dongzao chromosome 11, ASM3175591v1 DNA region contains:
- the LOC107433775 gene encoding uncharacterized protein LOC107433775, translated as MAALFIKQAKQYAETRPDYPKHLFEFIASKTPSHNLVWDVGTGSGQAAQSLAGIYTNVIATDTSLKQLELAPKLPNIRYEHTPPVMSMAQVEKLTPQGSLDLVTIAQALHWFPTPTFYEQVKWGLKKPHGVIAAWCYTVPRVNNSVDRVMDQLYSIDSKPYWDPARGFVDDEYRSIYFPFEGVDGGVDDTGPFEFATEKVMDLDDFFMYIRSWSAYQTAKDRGVELLRKDVVEEFERAWNVEGGCDHKQKKVVKFPVFLRIGKVGNI; from the exons ATGGCAGCGCTGTTCATCAAGCAAGCAAAGCAGTATGCAGAGACTCGCCCAGATTACCCAAAACACTTGTTTGAATTCATCGCCTCCAAAACACCCTCCCACAATCTTGTATGGGACGTTGGCACCGGAAGTGGCCAGGCCGCCCAATCC CTTGCTGGGATCTACACGAATGTTATAGCCACGGACACAAGCTTGAAACAGCTCGAATTAGCTCCAAAGCTCCCAAACATCCGTTATGAACATACACCTCCAGTCATGTCAATGGCCCAAGTTGAAAAACTGACCCCACAAGGAAGCCTGGATTTGGTTACCATAGCTCAGGCCCTTCATTGGTTCCCAACCCCAACTTTCTATGAACAGGTCAAGTGGGGCCTCAAGAAACCCCATGGTGTCATTGCTGCATGGTGTTATACAGTTCCAAGAGTTAACAACTCAGTTGATCGAGTCATGGATCAATTATACTCCATCGACTCCAAACCTTATTGGGACCCAGCTCGGGGATTTGTGGATGATGAGTATAGGAGCATTTACTTTCCATTTGAGGGTGTGGATGGAGGTGTTGATGATACAGGGCCATTTGAGTTCGCGACAGAGAAGGTGATGGACTTGGATGACTTTTTTATGTACATAAGGTCGTGGTCAGCTTATCAGACGGCTAAGGATAGGGGTGTGGAGCTTCTGAGGAAGGATGTGGTTGAGGAATTTGAGAGAGCTTGGAATGTTGAAGGTGGTTGTGACCACAAACAGAAGAAGGTTGTCAAGTTTCCTGTGTTTTTAAGGATTGGAAAAGTTGGGAACATCTAG
- the LOC107433791 gene encoding mitochondrial fission 1 protein A, which produces MEAKVGKFFESFSSFFGGGDQIPWCDGDIIQGCEREVAESGKGDSEERKSESIMRLSWALVHSRQAEDVQRGIAMLEASLANNTSTLQQREKLYLLAVGYFRTGEYPKSRQLLEQCLEIAPDWRQALTLKKTVEDRIAKDGVIGIGITATAVGLIAGGIAAALARRN; this is translated from the exons ATGGAAGCGAAGGTCGGCAAGTTCTTTGAGTCCTTCAGTTCCTTCTTCGGCGGCGGCGATCAGATCCCTTGGTGCGATGGCGACATCATCCAG GGTTGTGAGAGAGAGGTTGCAGAGAGTGGTAAAGGTGATTCAGAGGAACGCAAGAGCGAAAGCATTATGAGGTTGTCATGGGCACTTGTACACTCAAGGCAAGCAGAAGATGTGCAGCGTGGAATAGCCATGCTTGAAG CATCCTTGGCCAACAATACCTCTACTTTGCAACAGCGAGAGAAGTTGTATCTTCTGGCTGTTGGCTATTTCCGAACCGGTGAATATCCAAAGAGTCGGCAGCTTTTGGAGCAATGCTTAGAG ATTGCCCCTGATTGGAGGCAGGCTTTGACACTGAAAAAGACAGTCGAGGATCGTATTGCCAAAG ATGGTGTTATTGGAATAGGTATTACTGCTACTGCCGTTGGACTAATAGCTGGAGGAATTGCTGCAGCATTGGCACGCAGGAACTGA